The Streptomyces fungicidicus nucleotide sequence ACGGGACTCGCGGGCCTCTTCGCCCACGGCCACTGGCCGTCCGGCGTCGCCTTCACCCGCACCCCCCTGGCCATGCGCCACCTCGCCTCCGACCCCCACGACCTCCCCGGGGCCTGGCCGGAGACCCCTCAGGGCGCCCTCTCCGGCTACGGCCTCTTCTGGGGCCTGCTCATCGGCCAGCTGATGATCCTCGTCGTCCTGACGGTGTTCGCCCTGGGCACGGTGGCCCGCTGGAGAGCGGTACGGGCCCGGCGGCGGGAGGCGCGACCGGCGGACGCACCGAAGCCCCGGCCCGAGCCGGGGCACGAACGGCGTCCGGAACCCGAGCCGAAGCAGCTCCACGAGGTGCCGACGCCGAGGGCGCCCGAGGAGGAGACACCCGAGCGGCAGGAACCCGTGGCCGCACACCCGTCCGGCACCGGGCAGCCGGGCGGCCGGGAAGCACCCCGCGCCGAGGCCGCGGGCCTGCACTACGGCCCCCCGGCCACCCGCCGCACCACCGCCGCCCAGGCCGTACGCGACGCGGAGGGCCCCGCCCTGGTCATCACCTCAAACCCGGCCCTCTGGCACGACACCAAGGACGCCCGGGCCAAGCTGGGCCCCACCCACCTCTACGACCCCACGCACCTCTGCGACACCCCGGCCCGCCTCCACTGGTCGCCGACAGCCGGCTGCGAGGACAAGGACACGGCCAAGGCCAGGGCGGCCGCACTGCTCGCCCCCGTCCGCCCCACCTCCCGCCTCGACCAGGCGGTCAGCGACACCGCCGAGACCCTGCTCCGCAGCTACGTCCACGCCGCCGCCGTCGACGGCCGCACCGTCCGCCACGTCCACCGCTGGTCCCAGGGCATCCAGGTGCACGACGCCGTACGCATCCTCCGCACCAGCCCCAAGGCCGCCCCCGGCGCCGCCGGCGAACTCGAGGCGGCCCTCACGGCGCACCCCGAACGCCGGGACATGGCCCAGCAGCTGACCACCCGTGCCCTGGCCGCGCTCTCCACGGTCAATGTCCGTGAGGCCTGCACTCCCAACCGAACCGATGCCCTCGCCTTGGATTCCTTCGTCCACGAAGGGGGCACGCTTTATGTCGTGGGTGAATCCATCGAGGACCCCCGTACCAGCCCGGGCGCGATGCCCCTGCTGACGGCCCTCGCCTCACACGTGGTCGAGCACGGCCGGCGCATGGCCGCACGGTCATCCTCCGGTCGGCTCGACCCACCACTCACCCTCGTCCTGGACGACGTGGCGGCCGTGGCCCCGCTCCCCCAGCTCCCGGAACTCCTCGCCACCGGCGCGGACCACGGCATGCCCACCCTGGCCCTGCTCCGCTCCCGCGAACAGGGCAGGGCCCGCTGGCCCCACGACGAACTGCCGGTGTGACCGCGGGCGTCACCGCTCCACGGCCATCTCCAGCTCCCGCTCGTCCGGATTGCCCGCGAGCGGCCAGGTCACCCCGCTCTCCTCGAACCCGGCCTTGCGGTAGAACGCCCGCGCCCGCCCGTTGCCGGGGTGCACGATGAGCCGCACCCGCTCCGCCCCGCGGCCCCAAGCCCACTCCAGCCCGACCTCGAACAGCGCCTTCGTCAGCCCGCTGCCCCGGTGCCCGGGCGCCACGTACACCCCCACCAGATGCCCCTGCGGCCGCTCGACGGGGAACCCGGCCCAGTCCGTCGACCCGGCCTCCTCCAGCAGCACGGCCACATTGCCGACCCAGCTCCCGTCCCCCGCCTCGGCGATGAACTGCCGCGCCCCGTCCGCGCCCTCCGCGCCCTTCGCCGTGCGCTCCCGCCACCACGAGTCGGGCCGGGCCACGGCCTCCTCGTAGGTGTCGAGATAGGCGAGGTGTGCCACCGGGTCCCGCAGCGAGCGGAGCCGCAGCTCCTTCGCCGCCTCCCACTCCTCCGCCCGCACCGGCCGGATCACACAGTCCCCGAAGGGCACGACACTGGCACTCATGGCCGCCACGGTAGTACCGGGGTACCACCGCGCTCACCCCGATTACGGCCCCGGTCCGACGCCCGCCGCCGCCCCGCGGACGAGCATCGGAGCATGATTAAGGCTCAGCACCTCACCAAACGCTACGGCGACCGGACCGTCGTCACCGACCTGTCCTTCACCGTCCGCCCCGGCACCGTCACCGGCTTCCTCGGCCCGAACGGCGCCGGCAAGTCCACCACCATGCGGATGATCCTCGGCCTGGACGCCCCCACCCGCGGCCACGCCACCGTCGGCGGCCGCTCCTACGCCGCCCACCCCGCCCCGCTCACCGAG carries:
- a CDS encoding type IV secretory system conjugative DNA transfer family protein yields the protein MRPDDHRAQGRAGGIPDGLLIGILAFLLGMTTMVWTATGLAGLFAHGHWPSGVAFTRTPLAMRHLASDPHDLPGAWPETPQGALSGYGLFWGLLIGQLMILVVLTVFALGTVARWRAVRARRREARPADAPKPRPEPGHERRPEPEPKQLHEVPTPRAPEEETPERQEPVAAHPSGTGQPGGREAPRAEAAGLHYGPPATRRTTAAQAVRDAEGPALVITSNPALWHDTKDARAKLGPTHLYDPTHLCDTPARLHWSPTAGCEDKDTAKARAAALLAPVRPTSRLDQAVSDTAETLLRSYVHAAAVDGRTVRHVHRWSQGIQVHDAVRILRTSPKAAPGAAGELEAALTAHPERRDMAQQLTTRALAALSTVNVREACTPNRTDALALDSFVHEGGTLYVVGESIEDPRTSPGAMPLLTALASHVVEHGRRMAARSSSGRLDPPLTLVLDDVAAVAPLPQLPELLATGADHGMPTLALLRSREQGRARWPHDELPV
- a CDS encoding GNAT family N-acetyltransferase — translated: MSASVVPFGDCVIRPVRAEEWEAAKELRLRSLRDPVAHLAYLDTYEEAVARPDSWWRERTAKGAEGADGARQFIAEAGDGSWVGNVAVLLEEAGSTDWAGFPVERPQGHLVGVYVAPGHRGSGLTKALFEVGLEWAWGRGAERVRLIVHPGNGRARAFYRKAGFEESGVTWPLAGNPDERELEMAVER